DNA from Bacillus sp. FJAT-45037:
TGAGGAAGTTCTAAAAAATGCAAAAGGAATAGGTCAAGAGATGGAGGTGACTAACGAAAAACCTGACTACGATATATTGATTCGTTATGAAAATCGGGAGACTCATGGATTGCACCTCCTGTTTGGAAATACATGGGAAGAAAGCGTAATAATGTATATCGGTCACGAAAAAAATGGCTATATTGTTTCTCCTGAAGATGCAAGCGAATTAAGAAAGTTATTAGGTGCTCATTAAAACCTATTAAGCTCTAACGGGTAGCGATGATTTAACAAGGTCAGCGCACTTATTGTTGCACTAGCGTGCGAACATTAGCTCTTATTATAATATAAGAAAAGAGGAATAATAAATGAAAAAAATCGATTATTTAGAATTGGGCCATTTTACAGATGAATACATGGATGTTTTGAATTCCTTTGAACTGGCTAAAGAGCAAATTCAATTTACATCGTTACCAATTAATTATAAAGAAATAATAGAAGGTCAGTATCGGATTGTTATACTGAATCATATGGTACCAGTGGGCTTCTTTTTATTACACTCAACTGACAGAGTAAAAGATTATTCAGATAATCCGCAGGCTATGTTACTAACAGCACTATCAATTAACCAAGCTGAACAAGGAAAAGGCTATGCGAAGCAATCTATGTTATTGCTAAGAAGTTTTGTTACTGTCGAATTCCCTAACTGTAATGAAATTGTTTTAGCTGTAAATCAGAAAAATAAACCTGCTCAAGAACTGTATTTAAAAGTTGGATTTCAAGATACAGGAGTTAGAAAAATGGGCCCGTAGATATACTTTGACAGCAAGTAAAGAACAGATTGAAGAACAGCTCGGTGTTCAATTAGATGATTATCAACCAAGGTACAATATAGCTCCCAGTCAGCCTGTGTTAAGTTTAATTTCAGATGGAGAAAATAGGAGAGCTGGATACTTAAAATGGGGTCTTGTTCCTGTATGGGCAAAAGATCCAAAGATAGGACATAAGATGATTAATGCTCGTGGTGAAACAGTGGATGAAAAACCTGCTTTTAAACGATTACTTAAACGCCGCCGTTGTTTAATTGTAGCCGATGGCTTTTATGAGTGGAAAAGAACCGAAGAAAAAAAGAAGCCATATCGAATCACTGTAAATGATGGTATTTTTACCTTTGCAGGCTTATGGGATAGGTGGGAGTCTGATGATAAGGAAATTGTTTCTTGTACCATACTTACAACAAAGCCTAATGAGTTTATGAAAGAAATTCATGATAGGATGCCAGTGATTTTGGGAGGAAAAGATAGGAATATGTGGTTAGATCCATCTATTGAGGATAAAGACATCTTAACCCAACTTATAAAAGCATACCCTGCTAAAGATATGGATGCATACGAAGTATCACCTCTGGTTAATAATCCAAAAAATGAGACGTCAGACTGCATCAGATCGATAGTAGAGTAATCATCTGTTGTCGATCTATTTCTAAAGTGCTAATAATATCTATCTAAAAAAGAGTGCCCAGTCTTAAATGATTGGACACTTTTTTTAAGTTAATTCTATATGGAAAAACTAATCTCAGCGTACAACTTGTTTAATTTTCTTAGCTTTTTTAACCGCTTTTTTAAGCTCGGCAGCTAACTCTTTCGATACATCTTTCATATAAATCACCTCGTCCATAGAATAGTAGTAACAGTATGGCCAACTTATTGACGGTGTATACGCATACTCCTCTCTTCCCTCTCATACAATGTACCAACTATCCGAAAAACCAACTTACCCAAACTTATAATCAAATTTCAGCCAAAAAAGAAGAGGGGGAGAAGGGGCATGAGCTCTTTTAAACTAGACGTCGAATCTAATAAGAATCAAAGTAAGCAACGATTTCAGTTAGAACTTCTGCAAACCTCAAATAATGAAAGAACTGATCTACTGGAGCAAAAGAAGAAAAAGGATCGTAAAGTAAGAAGTGATAAAAAGGTAGACATAAAGACCCCTATTACTATGGAACAAAAACAAAAACTAATGATCTTAGCAAGGCAGGAAAGTGTTAAAGAAGGGGTGCGAGTATCCATTACACAAATGGCTTCAAGGCTTGTCCAAGAGGGATTATTTACATACGAGTCTTTTCCTGATTGTGAGTATGATCCAAATTGTAAGAGTGTTCATGTGAAATTAACTCAATTCTTTTCCGATCAATTATTTAACTTTGAGTTGGAATGGGATGTGGCCAAACGAGTAGCGGCAGCGCGAGTGCTTACCTATATGTTAAAAGTGAGAAATATAGATGAAGTATAGTAAAGCGGACTTAATCGGAGAGAAGCAATACTTGAATAGTGGAGAAGCCTCTTGGAAATACAAACTTCTTTTTAAATGGTTTCCTTCTAAGGAGATCAACCTTGCGCTACACCTTCCCGAAAGCTATCTAGAACGTGCATGGTTACTGTGCCAAGATATAGAACGCATTACAGAGGAAGAGGGGCTGACACCAAAGATTTTATTGAACGTACTAGTGAGAAGCTTCTTGCTTGAGCTTGCTAAGAAAGGATCGATGCCAGCATATGAATACCTTCTTGAACGGTATTCAAAGGTGCTACAAATTGCACATTATCAATCTGATCGTGTGGATGAATTTGAATTGTTTGATAAGCCGAATGAACCGTTGGCTAAATATCAAGTCACGTTAGACTACGATACAATTTACCGACTAGAGTGGTTCTTAAAGGAGCTTCACTTATTAGTAGATCATACCTTATCAGTTGAGAAGGTATTGGAGATTCTGTTTTGCTACATGATTGAGTTAGTTCAGAAGGGGAATGGCGCAAAGTTTTGTAGGGCGTTAATTGATTATGTGAATAGCGTAAATGAATAGAAATAGCGTGTTACGGAACCATTTCGTAACACGCTATTTTTGATTAACAAAAATCAATTAGCAATATCTAACCGGATGTTGAATTACATCAGGTTGATGTACAAAATAACTCTGTTCATCATTACATGGTGTACCTCTCTTTTTCTATGAAGGGAGTACCTCCCCAAAAGTCGAATTAGTTAAGTGACCAAACCAAACTATACTGGGTTCTTATTAAACTCCCTCAGTTAGATATTAATTGCTCTCAAATGCTAACGGAGCAGAAGAGTTGTGCGAAACGTTTCTACCCCAATAGGAGAATGGTTACATTACTCCAGTAAAAGGTAGACAGTTTCTTAATGAAATTGAAGGGTTATATCGAAGAATCAAATGAAAGGGTAACGCCTTGAAGGGTTCTCTCTGAGTCGAGTAGCACTAAAATTAGTAAGAATGATAGTGTTATAAGCTCGGCAAAAAGGCGTGAGAATTTGCCGTAACAGTGTTTTTAGCTGACGAAAGCCTACCCGATGGGGTGGTGTAAATCATGATGCTTGAGTTGATTGACTATGGTGAGGATGCTAAAGAACCTAAAATAAAGGGTTAAGCTGACGAACTTCTGAATGTACGGGTCTACACCTGCAATACATAGAAATGTGTATATCACCAAATCGTGAGGTTAGCAGTGGATGAGTAAAACTAACTATTATGAAAATCCATGATATGTTACAGGCATATGAACGGCTGACAGGCTTAAAGGAAGCACCTACGTTCTTTCTATAATAGATATAATTCAACGTTGTAAACTGATAACATGGAGGGCTTACCCCCTATGAAATGGTAATAAGGAAAGCAATGATGAGATTAGTTATTGTATAACTTATTTTTGTATCAGTGAAGGTGGTGGCACAGTACCAATGAAATGTCTAATCCACATGGAGGGATAGCCACTAGACTAATAAAGAATCATTCAACCATGTAACACAGTTCTTTATCGGTTAATAAGGTTCTTGTCAGACTAAAAGAGGTTCAACTCCCAAGGGAGTCACCGACTTGTTAAAACGGAAGAAACTGCGACACAGTGAGTATTTTGATATGCAACACTGCTTTGATAATCTGTATGCTCAAAGTGTCGATGGTCAAAATTTCTATGACTTAATTGAAATCATTAGTTCGAAAGAGAATATACGTCTTGCCTATCGAAACATCAAAAGAAATACAGGTAGTAAGACGGCTGGCTCAAATAAATTAACGATTGAGGATGTAAAACATCTCTCAGTAGACGAAGTAATTGAAAAGATTGAAAAGATGCTCACATCCTATGAACCGCAAAAAGTAAGGCGTGTTTTCATTCCTAAAGCGAATGGGAAAACAAGACCATTAGGTATTCCCACAATATGGGATAGAATACTTCAACAGTGTATTTTACAAGTATTAGAACCTATATGCGAAGCCAAATTTCATAAACATAGTTATGGCTTCAGACCAAACAGAAGCACTCATCATGCGAAAGCTAGGTTTGAATTTCTTATCAATCAAACAGGACTTCATCACTGTATCGATGTCGATATAAAGGGCTTCTTTGATAATGTGAATCATAGTAAATTGCTTAAACAAATTTGGTCGCTTGGGATAAGGGATAAATCCTTGCTCACTATCATTTCAAAGCTATTAAAAGCAGAAATTGAAGGTGAAGGTCTTCCGACCAAAGGAACGCCCCAAGGTGGTATCTTATCGCCACTTCTTTCGAATATCGTCTTAAATGAATTAGATTGGTGGGTTAGTGACCAGTGGGAAACCTTCGAAACAAGATTCAATTATAAGTATCCTGGGAAATACTATCCCCTGAAAAAGACGAAATTGAAAGAATGTTATATCGTAAGATATGCTGATGACTTTAAAGTCTTATGTCGTACTCGAACACAAGCTATTAAAATGAACTATGCAATTAAAGACTTTTTGAAAACTCGGCTACATCTTGAAACAAGTGAAGAGAAATCTAAAGTAATGAACCTAAAAAAGAATTCGTCAGAATTCCTTGGGTTTTCGATTCGAGCCATTCGAAAAGGTAAAACGCGAATGGGTTATGTTGCTCAATCGAATATGACTAAGAAAGCAAAATCCAATGCATTCACCAAAATTAAAGAATCAATCAAGGTAATACAAAAGAAGCCATGTATTGAAACGGTTTGGCATTACAATACCGTTGTCATGGGGATCCAAAATTACTATTCAAGTGCCACTCAAATCACAAATAATTTAAGTGAGTTAGCCTCCTATCTTGGTAAGACTTTATATAATCGACTAAAGAGCCTCAGAACAGAAGCGAAATTCTCTGATATGACTTCTACATTACAAAAACGCTATAAAGGATATGAACCTAAGTTTTATAAAATTAGGAATATGGTATTTGTTCCTATTTATGCTCAACGGCATAAAACTAACCTCTGTTTTTCTCAAGATATCTGTAATTATACGGTTAAAGGCAGAGCCAAGATACACAACACCCTTAAAGCGATAAATAAAACTGTATTAGCTTATATTATGAAAAATTTTATTCCAAATCGAACGATTGAGTATAATGACAACCGTATTAGTAGATTTATTGCTCAATACGGAAAATGTGCTGTCTTAGGAGTTGAACTTGGAAAAAGTGATTGGCACTGCCACCATAAAAACCCCTATCATCTAACAAAAGATGATAGTTACTCAAACCTTATCGTGTTGCATGAAGCCATTCACAGACTCGTACATCTGAAAGATGTTAATAAAATCAAGTCGTTCCTCCAAGCATTTCAATTAAACAAAAAGCAAAAAGAAAAGATAAATGAACTCCGAAAACTATGCAAAAATGAATCAATCTAAGTAGGAAATAAATACTTTCGCTTCATTTAAATACATAGAATTGAATGAATTGGATTAGTTGGAACGCCGTATGCGGTGAAAGTCGCACGTACGGTGTGAACAGGGGGAAAAGGAGGAGATAACTTCAAATCCTTACCTATCTGTACTAATAGCATGTGGTAGGGAGGGGGGATATGGTGCAAGTTCAATTAGTTAATCATAATATGGATTATTGTGAACAAATCTATAAGTTATCGTATGCCCCTCAAATAAAAGATGCATTAGGACTTTCAGATAGTACGTTAGAACATACTAAACAATTTGTAAAAGGAATAATCCAAGAAGAACATGATGGTAAAACGTTGTCTCGTGTAATTCTAGATGATAACAGCAACTTTATCGGCATTACAACATTAATGTTTATTGACTACAAAAAAAAATCTTGTCACATCGGTTCATGGTTGGGTCATGAATATTGGGGCAAAGGCTATAACCAAGCGTCAAAAATTGCTATTTTACAAATAGCATTTGTAGAACTTAACTTAAAGTATGTTTTTGCGGGAGCAAGGAAGGTAAATATCCGATCTCAGAAAGCACAAGAAAAATTACCTTTCATTAGATTACATATAGAAAAGTATTTTTCAGAAGAGCACACTGCTTTAGAAAAGAAGGAAAAACAACCTTGTGTGCTGCATGGATTTTATAGAGAAGATTTTATTAAATATCTTAATGACAGTAACCAATTCAAAGGACAGCCGCCTTTCTACTAACGTCCATTTTTGAGGTGAGGAGTTGATTATGTGTATTGTTTCTGTGAGCAAAAAGAAGCCTTTGAATTAAAAGTTGAGGGCGATATTGGAGCAGACCCAATATGGTGTAATCAGTGCAGTTGTAACTTTGAATTAGAAGACATCCCCATTTCAGATGAGTTAAAAGTCGAATTGATGAGGTGGGTGAATAAGTATGGAAAATGGATTGATTGGGGTAAAGATAAATTAATTCCTAATGGTATTGAGATGGAAGAAGCACACAATAAACAAGGTTTTATACTAACAGAAAGAGTAAAGAAGGAACTAAGAGGGAAGTTAAAGTTTTCACCTTCAACTAGGTCAAGTGGCTATGCAAATAAACAATAACTAGCGCTTGTTAAACAAACGGGGTGCTTTAGTGAAACAGGCTGTGACAGTCGTTGTGTCGCTAACGAAGTAGAATAATTGAATTTAAATTTGAGAGTGGGAACTTGATAAATTTTGAAGAATTCACTTGTATTTTTAGGGTTAGGGATAGTTTTGATTCTATCAGGTTGTAACAACAAGATTGATGCTCCTCATTTCATTTGGAATGATAGTATCTATATTGCAACTTATGAACCTATATTAGACGAAGAGGTTATTGAAGAGATTGGTATGATTACTAAACTTGTAGAAGGTACAGCCAAGGAAAGCGGGGAGGCAAAAGGTTTAGCTCAAGGTACAAGACTATATAAAATAAAAGGAAGAGAGATTTCTTCAGGCAGTATCGGTTATATTGCGTATGAACTGGAAGATAAGCTTTACATTGCAAGTAAATACAATAAATAATTTATATGTTATACAACTAAAGGGTGCGTTCGTATTATAAGGTTAACCAAATTTTACTGGTTGACCTTTTTTATATAGGACCTATTATATCAGTAGCCAGGGTAGGACGAACGGGTGCGTGGGACTATTGATCCCATCAGCTAAACTGTCCGCCCCCTACTCATAGAAACATGTTTGAGGCTGGTTGAGACAATGATCTCGAATAACAAGCGAAGCTATGATACTAGGAGATGGAAATAGGGGTACTGGTAAGTAAACAGGAGAAGAAGAGATAGAATGAATCCAGTAATTGGTCTGGATGTTTCAAAAGGAGAGAGTGAGGTACAAGCATTTTTAGATAAGAGAAAACCTTATAAAAAGAGTTTCAGTGTATTGCACAATAATAAAGGTTTAGAGAATTTACTTGGTTTTTTGATAGAAGTGGAGGGTGAAACTGGGGTTAAACCAACAGTGATATTTGAATCCACGGGACATTATCACACATCAATTGTTCAGTTCTTGGAGGAGAATGACTACCTTTACATTATGGTTAATCCGTTACTTTCCTATCAAGCAAAAAAATCAAGTTTACGTAAGGTGAAGACCGATGCGATAGATGCTTATAACTTATGCGAGCTTTACTATAAAGAAGAATTGGAGCCGTATAAACAAAGAGGTATTCAACTTCTGAACCTACGAAATCTCTCAAGGCAGCACGAAACAGTGACAGGTATTTATGTACAAACAAAACTACAATTCCATGCAATATTAGATCAGGTATTTCCTGAGTATAGAGGGGTTTTTGGAGATTTATTTTCAAAAGTTTCACTGAATACGTTATTGGAGTTTAGTACATCAGAAGCTGTTTTGAAGGCTGGGGAAAATCCACTATCAGATAAAATTGCAAGCGAATGTGTAACTAGATCAGAGCGTTGGGCGAAGGATAGAGCGAAAAAGTTGATTGAAGCAGCTCATCGCAATCCATTTAAAAACACACTGTACCAAAGCCATTTGATTAGTCTTCAAATGTATATTCAAATGCTTCTCCAGTACCAAGAGCACCTTTCAAAGTTAGATGCCCAAATAGATGCCCTGGCAG
Protein-coding regions in this window:
- the ltrA gene encoding group II intron reverse transcriptase/maturase, coding for MQHCFDNLYAQSVDGQNFYDLIEIISSKENIRLAYRNIKRNTGSKTAGSNKLTIEDVKHLSVDEVIEKIEKMLTSYEPQKVRRVFIPKANGKTRPLGIPTIWDRILQQCILQVLEPICEAKFHKHSYGFRPNRSTHHAKARFEFLINQTGLHHCIDVDIKGFFDNVNHSKLLKQIWSLGIRDKSLLTIISKLLKAEIEGEGLPTKGTPQGGILSPLLSNIVLNELDWWVSDQWETFETRFNYKYPGKYYPLKKTKLKECYIVRYADDFKVLCRTRTQAIKMNYAIKDFLKTRLHLETSEEKSKVMNLKKNSSEFLGFSIRAIRKGKTRMGYVAQSNMTKKAKSNAFTKIKESIKVIQKKPCIETVWHYNTVVMGIQNYYSSATQITNNLSELASYLGKTLYNRLKSLRTEAKFSDMTSTLQKRYKGYEPKFYKIRNMVFVPIYAQRHKTNLCFSQDICNYTVKGRAKIHNTLKAINKTVLAYIMKNFIPNRTIEYNDNRISRFIAQYGKCAVLGVELGKSDWHCHHKNPYHLTKDDSYSNLIVLHEAIHRLVHLKDVNKIKSFLQAFQLNKKQKEKINELRKLCKNESI
- a CDS encoding GNAT family N-acetyltransferase encodes the protein MKKIDYLELGHFTDEYMDVLNSFELAKEQIQFTSLPINYKEIIEGQYRIVILNHMVPVGFFLLHSTDRVKDYSDNPQAMLLTALSINQAEQGKGYAKQSMLLLRSFVTVEFPNCNEIVLAVNQKNKPAQELYLKVGFQDTGVRKMGP
- a CDS encoding SOS response-associated peptidase — translated: MTASKEQIEEQLGVQLDDYQPRYNIAPSQPVLSLISDGENRRAGYLKWGLVPVWAKDPKIGHKMINARGETVDEKPAFKRLLKRRRCLIVADGFYEWKRTEEKKKPYRITVNDGIFTFAGLWDRWESDDKEIVSCTILTTKPNEFMKEIHDRMPVILGGKDRNMWLDPSIEDKDILTQLIKAYPAKDMDAYEVSPLVNNPKNETSDCIRSIVE
- a CDS encoding IS110 family transposase, which gives rise to MNPVIGLDVSKGESEVQAFLDKRKPYKKSFSVLHNNKGLENLLGFLIEVEGETGVKPTVIFESTGHYHTSIVQFLEENDYLYIMVNPLLSYQAKKSSLRKVKTDAIDAYNLCELYYKEELEPYKQRGIQLLNLRNLSRQHETVTGIYVQTKLQFHAILDQVFPEYRGVFGDLFSKVSLNTLLEFSTSEAVLKAGENPLSDKIASECVTRSERWAKDRAKKLIEAAHRNPFKNTLYQSHLISLQMYIQMLLQYQEHLSKLDAQIDALAEEIEEYKIIQSIPGIGGKIAAKIISEIGEIERFNHPKKLVAFSGIDPSVHSSGKFTATINRISKRGSSRLRHALYMAALCGIRSSRNKLREFYDRKREEGKPFKVAMIGCTNKLIHWIFVLLKRKETFLDLA
- a CDS encoding GNAT family N-acetyltransferase yields the protein MVQVQLVNHNMDYCEQIYKLSYAPQIKDALGLSDSTLEHTKQFVKGIIQEEHDGKTLSRVILDDNSNFIGITTLMFIDYKKKSCHIGSWLGHEYWGKGYNQASKIAILQIAFVELNLKYVFAGARKVNIRSQKAQEKLPFIRLHIEKYFSEEHTALEKKEKQPCVLHGFYREDFIKYLNDSNQFKGQPPFY